In one window of Desulfonatronum thioautotrophicum DNA:
- a CDS encoding Tex family protein: protein MVPSTRQQIHFLKGIPQLTHIQQVAAQLGLKVHQVQAVADLLQDGSTEVFIARYRKEATGSLDEVIVRQIRDGLEALAELDKRRAAMLASLEERELLSESLRKALEKASSLTELEDIYLPHRPKRRTRAMMAAEKGLTPLADMLLEQRIADPVGAASSFDDPQLGLETADQALAGARDILAERFSEDAEARKTMRALFTSKARLRSRPARGVAKVDPAVAVKFRDWNDWEEPAATASGHRVLALLRGEREAVLSVEVRPDEALALAGLERRFVRDGGACAQHVRLAVQDGYRRLLAPSMETELRASLKSRADAEAIGVFSANLRELLLAPPLGRKRIMALDPGFRTGAKLACLDEQGGLLHHETVFVVGSERQAQDAAQRIRELVDRFAIQAVAVGNGTAGRETEAFVRALDLQNVFVVMVNESGASVYSGSDIAREEFPDLDLTVRGAVSIGRRLMDPLAELVKIDPKAIGVGQYQHDVDQAALKRALDDTVISCVNAVGVELNTASAALLSFVSGLGPALARNIVAWRTENGPFGSRRELLRVKRLGPKAFEQAAGFLRIRDADNPLDASGIHPERYGLVERMAQDLGVGVRELMQDGRVRTKIDPQRYLSSEVGQPTLEDILTELERPGRDPRPTFEHFAFAEGVHRPEDLSPGMVLPGIVTNVTRFGAFVDVGVHQDGLVHVSQMADRFVRDPAEVVRAGRHVRARVLEVDLERRRISLSLKMVDQP, encoded by the coding sequence ATGGTTCCATCAACCCGACAACAGATACATTTCTTGAAAGGAATACCGCAATTGACGCATATTCAACAGGTGGCCGCGCAACTCGGCCTGAAGGTGCACCAGGTCCAGGCCGTGGCGGATTTGCTCCAGGACGGCTCCACCGAGGTGTTCATCGCCCGGTACCGCAAGGAGGCCACCGGTTCCCTGGACGAGGTGATTGTCCGCCAGATCCGCGACGGGCTGGAGGCGTTGGCCGAACTGGACAAGCGCCGGGCGGCCATGCTGGCTTCCCTGGAAGAGCGGGAGCTTCTGTCCGAATCCTTGCGCAAAGCCCTGGAAAAGGCCTCCTCCCTGACCGAACTGGAAGACATTTATCTTCCCCACCGGCCCAAACGGCGCACCCGGGCAATGATGGCCGCGGAAAAGGGGCTTACGCCGCTGGCCGACATGCTCCTGGAACAGCGCATTGCCGACCCGGTTGGCGCCGCATCCTCCTTTGATGATCCGCAACTCGGCCTGGAAACAGCGGACCAGGCCCTGGCCGGGGCCAGGGATATTCTGGCTGAGCGCTTTTCCGAGGACGCCGAAGCCAGAAAGACAATGCGCGCCCTGTTCACGTCCAAGGCCAGGCTGCGCTCCCGTCCGGCCAGAGGCGTGGCCAAGGTCGATCCGGCGGTGGCGGTCAAGTTCAGGGATTGGAACGACTGGGAGGAACCCGCGGCAACCGCTTCCGGCCATCGGGTCCTGGCCCTGCTCCGGGGAGAACGGGAAGCGGTTCTTTCCGTGGAAGTACGCCCGGACGAGGCCTTGGCCTTGGCCGGGCTGGAACGCCGCTTCGTGCGTGATGGCGGAGCCTGCGCACAGCACGTGCGCCTGGCGGTACAGGACGGATACCGGCGCTTGCTGGCTCCGTCCATGGAAACGGAACTGCGGGCGAGCTTGAAGAGCAGGGCGGATGCGGAGGCCATCGGCGTTTTTTCCGCGAACCTGCGCGAGCTGCTTTTGGCCCCGCCACTGGGCCGCAAGCGGATCATGGCCCTGGACCCGGGTTTTCGCACCGGGGCCAAGCTGGCCTGCCTGGACGAGCAGGGTGGGCTGCTGCATCACGAAACCGTCTTCGTCGTGGGGTCGGAGCGGCAGGCACAGGACGCGGCGCAGCGCATCCGGGAACTGGTGGACCGGTTCGCCATTCAGGCCGTGGCCGTGGGCAACGGCACCGCCGGGCGGGAAACCGAGGCCTTTGTCCGCGCCCTGGACTTGCAGAACGTCTTCGTGGTCATGGTCAACGAATCCGGAGCGTCAGTCTATTCCGGCTCGGACATTGCCCGGGAGGAATTTCCCGACCTGGATCTGACCGTGCGCGGGGCCGTGTCCATCGGACGGCGGTTGATGGACCCCCTGGCCGAGCTGGTCAAGATCGACCCCAAGGCCATCGGCGTGGGCCAGTACCAGCATGATGTGGACCAGGCGGCGTTGAAACGGGCTTTGGACGACACCGTCATCAGCTGCGTGAATGCGGTGGGCGTGGAACTGAACACGGCCAGCGCCGCCTTGTTGTCCTTTGTTTCCGGGCTGGGGCCGGCCCTGGCCAGGAACATCGTGGCTTGGCGCACGGAGAACGGGCCCTTTGGCTCCCGCCGGGAACTGCTTCGAGTCAAGCGGCTTGGGCCCAAGGCTTTTGAACAGGCTGCCGGTTTCCTGCGCATCCGGGATGCGGACAATCCTCTGGACGCCTCGGGCATCCATCCCGAGCGGTACGGTCTGGTGGAGCGCATGGCCCAGGACCTGGGCGTCGGGGTACGCGAACTGATGCAAGATGGCCGGGTCAGAACGAAAATTGACCCACAGCGTTACCTGTCCTCAGAGGTTGGGCAGCCCACGCTGGAGGATATCCTGACCGAGCTGGAACGACCGGGAAGGGATCCTCGGCCGACGTTTGAACACTTTGCCTTTGCCGAAGGCGTGCATCGCCCGGAAGATCTCTCCCCGGGCATGGTCCTGCCGGGCATCGTGACCAATGTGACCCGATTCGGGGCCTTTGTGGACGTGGGCGTCCACCAGGACGGGCTGGTGCATGTCAGCCAGATGGCGGATCGCTTTGTGCGCGATCCCGCCGAGGTTGTTCGGGCAGGCCGGCATGTCCGGGCCCGTGTTCTGGAGGTGGACCTGGAGCGTCGCCGAATTTCCCTCTCCCTGAAAATGGTTGATCAACCATAA
- the purE gene encoding 5-(carboxyamino)imidazole ribonucleotide mutase: MTKAAEVGIIMGSDSDLPVMRQAAEILAQFGVGYELTIVSAHRTPERLVDYATNAAERGLEVIIAGAGGAAHLPGMVAACTVLPVIGVPVNATALQGLDALLSIVQMPRGVPVATVAIDNAQNAGLLAAQILGVKHPAVRDAVLAYKKNQTQAVLDKAALLEKSDHSG; this comes from the coding sequence GTGACGAAAGCAGCAGAGGTGGGCATCATCATGGGCAGTGACTCGGACCTGCCGGTCATGCGCCAAGCCGCTGAAATTCTCGCGCAATTCGGAGTGGGCTATGAACTGACCATTGTCTCCGCCCATCGGACTCCGGAGCGCCTTGTGGATTACGCCACCAACGCCGCCGAGCGCGGCCTGGAGGTCATTATCGCCGGTGCGGGCGGCGCCGCGCATCTGCCTGGGATGGTGGCCGCCTGCACGGTGCTTCCGGTCATCGGCGTACCAGTCAATGCCACTGCCCTGCAGGGACTCGACGCCCTGCTTTCCATCGTCCAGATGCCGCGAGGCGTCCCCGTGGCCACCGTGGCCATCGACAACGCCCAGAACGCCGGGCTGCTGGCGGCACAAATCCTCGGCGTCAAGCACCCTGCCGTGCGTGACGCCGTCCTGGCGTACAAGAAAAATCAGACGCAGGCCGTGCTGGACAAGGCCGCCCTACTGGAAAAAAGCGACCACTCCGGCTGA
- a CDS encoding 2-amino-3,7-dideoxy-D-threo-hept-6-ulosonate synthase, producing the protein MHLGKQIRLERILNRDTRRAIIVPLDHGVSVGPLSGLTDMRQTLSRIATGGANAVVMHKGLVRCGHRGSGPDIGLIIHLSASTALSPYPNAKTLVASVEEALRLGADGVSVHVNLGDENERMMLEDMGQVSATAASWGVPMLAMMYARGPKVPNEYDPDVVAHCARVGVELGADVVKVPYTGDMDSFQRVIDACCIPVVIAGGPKMDSVRAVLQMVSDSISAGGAGLSMGRNIFQAEDPQALLKAMHGIVHDDVSVEQAMETLGHVG; encoded by the coding sequence ATGCACCTTGGAAAACAAATCAGACTGGAACGGATTCTGAACCGTGACACCCGGCGCGCAATCATCGTCCCGCTGGATCACGGCGTGAGTGTGGGGCCGCTTTCCGGCTTGACCGACATGCGTCAAACCTTGAGCCGGATCGCCACCGGCGGGGCCAACGCCGTGGTCATGCACAAGGGACTGGTCCGATGCGGACACCGTGGCAGCGGACCGGACATCGGACTGATCATCCACCTTTCCGCCAGCACCGCGCTGTCACCATATCCCAATGCCAAAACCCTGGTGGCCTCGGTGGAGGAGGCTCTGCGCCTGGGTGCGGACGGTGTTTCCGTACATGTCAACCTGGGCGACGAGAACGAGCGGATGATGTTGGAGGACATGGGTCAAGTCAGCGCCACGGCGGCCTCCTGGGGAGTGCCCATGCTGGCCATGATGTACGCCCGGGGACCGAAGGTGCCCAATGAGTACGACCCGGATGTCGTGGCCCATTGTGCCAGAGTGGGTGTGGAACTGGGGGCGGACGTGGTCAAGGTGCCCTACACCGGAGACATGGACAGCTTCCAACGCGTGATTGATGCCTGCTGCATACCGGTGGTCATTGCCGGAGGGCCGAAAATGGACAGTGTCCGCGCGGTACTCCAGATGGTCTCCGATTCCATCAGCGCCGGAGGAGCAGGGCTGTCCATGGGCCGGAACATCTTCCAGGCCGAAGATCCCCAGGCTCTACTCAAGGCCATGCACGGCATCGTCCATGACGATGTGAGCGTGGAGCAAGCCATGGAGACGCTGGGACATGTCGGCTGA
- the mltG gene encoding endolytic transglycosylase MltG: protein MSADHRQSEIRAESASGGRVPGKSPLPKRSGRMRKALMICLVVLLAGSAGLAWDIHRFLHVPPQQPGETRLVEIVPGMSLIRISQLLESEDLVSSGMRFRLYAQALGRGASVQAGEFALHTGWTPDRVLDVLTSGRVYLHRLQIPEGLTWWQTGRVVEASGLASFESFAKAVHDPDLLRRFNIPQENAEGFLFPETYYLPRPRNNDARPIVEMMLNMFWRVADEQLWPEDRPSVETVRETVILASLVEKETGLAEERERITGVFANRLRIGMRLQCDPTTIYGLGPDFSGPLLRRHLDDPANPYNTYMHAGLPPGPIASPGLASLRAVLHPEEHNLFYFVSSGDGSHTFSRTLEEHNRAVRQFRRTQGR from the coding sequence ATGTCGGCTGACCATCGGCAATCTGAAATCCGAGCAGAGTCGGCTTCAGGAGGAAGGGTTCCCGGCAAATCGCCTCTCCCGAAGCGTAGCGGCCGGATGCGCAAGGCACTGATGATCTGCCTTGTTGTCCTCCTGGCCGGCAGCGCCGGACTTGCCTGGGACATTCATCGGTTTCTGCACGTTCCCCCTCAGCAACCTGGAGAGACACGTTTGGTGGAGATCGTTCCGGGCATGTCCTTGATTCGGATCAGCCAGCTTCTGGAGAGTGAAGACCTGGTTTCCAGCGGCATGCGCTTTCGATTGTATGCCCAGGCCTTGGGACGGGGGGCGTCGGTGCAGGCCGGCGAGTTCGCCTTGCACACCGGCTGGACGCCGGACAGGGTTCTGGATGTTTTGACCTCGGGCCGGGTCTACCTGCACCGGCTGCAAATCCCTGAAGGCCTGACCTGGTGGCAAACTGGACGTGTCGTGGAAGCTTCCGGATTGGCCAGTTTCGAAAGTTTCGCCAAGGCAGTGCACGACCCGGACCTGCTGCGGCGGTTCAACATCCCCCAGGAAAACGCCGAGGGTTTTTTGTTTCCGGAGACCTATTACCTGCCCCGACCACGCAACAACGACGCCCGGCCCATCGTCGAAATGATGCTGAACATGTTCTGGAGGGTTGCCGATGAACAGCTCTGGCCCGAGGACCGTCCCTCCGTGGAAACTGTCCGCGAGACGGTTATTCTGGCCTCATTGGTGGAAAAAGAAACCGGACTGGCCGAAGAACGCGAACGGATCACCGGGGTTTTCGCCAACCGGTTGCGCATCGGCATGCGCCTGCAGTGCGATCCGACAACCATCTATGGCCTTGGGCCGGACTTTTCCGGCCCGCTGCTCCGCAGACACCTGGACGACCCCGCAAACCCCTACAACACTTACATGCACGCAGGCCTGCCTCCGGGGCCCATTGCCTCGCCCGGACTGGCCTCGCTCCGGGCAGTTTTACACCCCGAAGAGCACAATCTGTTCTATTTCGTCTCCAGCGGCGACGGCTCGCACACCTTCAGCCGGACGTTGGAAGAGCACAACCGGGCCGTTCGCCAATTCCGTCGGACCCAAGGGCGTTAG
- a CDS encoding response regulator translates to MAKGKILVVDDEHHIRLLYQEELQMENYDVVTSDGSENILEVLSREKPQVVVLDIKLEGNRSGLDLLQEIRSQDQSIPVILCTAYDSFQHDLKSIAADFYVVKSVDLTELKSKVDQALKKAEKQAAPPSGEGQPSYF, encoded by the coding sequence ATGGCCAAAGGAAAAATTCTTGTCGTCGATGACGAGCATCACATTCGACTCTTGTACCAGGAAGAGCTTCAGATGGAGAATTACGACGTCGTCACATCGGACGGGTCGGAAAACATTCTGGAAGTCCTGTCCAGGGAAAAGCCCCAGGTGGTTGTCCTGGACATCAAGCTGGAGGGGAATCGTTCCGGGCTGGATCTGCTTCAGGAAATTCGCAGTCAGGACCAGTCCATTCCGGTCATCCTCTGCACGGCGTACGACAGTTTTCAACATGATCTGAAATCCATTGCCGCGGATTTTTACGTGGTCAAGTCCGTGGACCTGACGGAGCTGAAAAGCAAAGTGGATCAAGCCCTGAAAAAGGCCGAAAAACAGGCTGCGCCTCCTTCAGGAGAGGGTCAGCCTTCCTACTTTTGA
- a CDS encoding ATP-binding protein, with protein MKCRKCKAVAAVALPSHNTAFCPDCYPDFVRSQVERAIHRHKMIAPGDRVLVAVSGGKDSLALTLLLHELGHEVHGLHVDLDIPNSSTDARAACEGFFTKLGLPLTVIELHREGLAIPLVKSRIKRPICSVCGKLKRYYFNKFALENDYPVLATGHNLDDEVSRLFANTIRWDRAYLSDQGPLLPAENGFARKIKPMYRLTEFEIANFSFLRGIDHVIAGCPYSGKASFPIYKGLWSGLEERMPGAKVQFYENFLREGRPVFAAWSDQQGELPTPCTECGYPTSAERCGVCRIKAMVADDEK; from the coding sequence ATGAAATGCCGAAAATGCAAGGCCGTGGCTGCCGTGGCGCTGCCCAGCCACAACACGGCTTTTTGTCCCGACTGCTACCCTGACTTTGTGCGCTCCCAGGTTGAACGGGCCATCCATCGCCACAAGATGATCGCCCCCGGTGACCGGGTGCTGGTTGCTGTCAGCGGAGGCAAGGATTCTCTGGCTCTGACCCTGCTCCTGCACGAACTGGGGCATGAAGTCCATGGTCTGCATGTGGATCTGGACATCCCCAATTCTTCCACGGACGCACGCGCGGCTTGCGAAGGATTCTTCACCAAGCTGGGGTTGCCGTTGACGGTCATCGAACTGCACCGAGAAGGTCTGGCCATTCCCCTGGTCAAATCCCGGATCAAACGGCCGATCTGCTCGGTCTGCGGCAAGCTCAAGCGCTACTACTTCAACAAGTTTGCCTTGGAAAACGACTACCCCGTGCTGGCCACGGGGCACAACCTGGACGATGAGGTCAGCCGCCTTTTTGCCAACACCATTCGTTGGGATCGTGCCTATCTCAGCGATCAGGGACCGCTTTTGCCTGCCGAGAACGGCTTTGCCCGCAAAATCAAGCCCATGTACCGGCTGACCGAGTTCGAGATCGCCAACTTCAGCTTCCTGCGCGGCATCGACCACGTCATTGCCGGTTGCCCTTACAGTGGCAAGGCCAGCTTTCCAATCTACAAAGGGCTCTGGTCCGGCCTCGAAGAGCGCATGCCTGGGGCCAAAGTCCAGTTTTACGAAAATTTTCTCCGCGAGGGTCGTCCGGTCTTTGCCGCCTGGAGCGACCAGCAGGGCGAGCTTCCCACCCCCTGCACCGAATGCGGCTATCCCACTTCCGCGGAGCGTTGCGGCGTCTGCCGGATCAAGGCCATGGTCGCCGACGACGAAAAGTGA
- a CDS encoding lactate racemase domain-containing protein produces MIHLDNPTVHALLSGIAFPDMALVRQRLERSFLQDIPLTLAEEAARVGLNIRVQPGQNVAIAVGSRGIDRLAQVIRSLCDLVHGLGARPFIVSAMGSHGGATTEGQAQVLAGLGVTEQAMGATLRIGMATTRLGTSDLGMPVFLDSLAAKADHLIVVNRIKAHTKFKARVESGLIKMLAVGLGNDQSARLVHKLAPTHGMFALINAASRVILERGNLLCGVGLVENGLGRLHTLRLLPPEDIMEQEPLLLTLAKRLAPKLPFDELDVLVVDEIGKDISGTGMDTNVTGRNRDILGDSTATPRIKRIFVRDLSPGTAGNALGIGFADVTTDRVIRKQDYAKTAINALTGLSPEKAALPLHLPTDRLALAATLHTLGAIAPNKLRMARIKNTNCLEYLQVSSALLDNAQTDLKILHPLQAMAFTGEDLSPFPKPDTGPDRT; encoded by the coding sequence ATGATCCATCTGGATAATCCCACCGTACACGCCCTGCTTTCCGGCATTGCCTTTCCGGACATGGCCCTGGTCCGGCAACGGCTGGAGAGGTCGTTTTTGCAAGACATTCCCTTGACATTGGCCGAGGAAGCCGCGCGTGTCGGACTCAACATTCGCGTGCAACCCGGCCAGAACGTGGCGATTGCCGTGGGCAGCCGAGGCATCGACCGCTTGGCCCAGGTGATTCGGAGCCTGTGTGACCTGGTGCATGGGCTTGGGGCGCGGCCCTTCATCGTCTCGGCCATGGGCAGCCATGGCGGGGCCACGACAGAAGGCCAGGCTCAGGTCCTGGCCGGCCTGGGTGTGACGGAACAGGCCATGGGCGCGACGTTGCGCATCGGCATGGCGACAACCCGCCTCGGCACCTCGGACCTGGGCATGCCCGTGTTCCTGGACAGCCTCGCCGCCAAAGCGGATCACCTCATTGTCGTCAATCGCATCAAGGCCCACACCAAATTCAAAGCCCGAGTGGAAAGCGGGCTGATAAAGATGTTGGCCGTGGGCTTGGGCAACGACCAAAGCGCCCGGCTCGTGCATAAACTGGCCCCAACGCATGGGATGTTCGCGCTGATCAACGCCGCCAGCCGGGTGATCCTGGAGCGCGGCAACCTGCTCTGTGGGGTGGGATTGGTGGAGAACGGTCTGGGCCGACTGCATACCCTGCGCCTGCTGCCGCCGGAAGATATTATGGAGCAGGAACCGCTGCTCTTGACCCTGGCCAAGCGCCTGGCACCCAAACTGCCATTTGATGAACTGGATGTCCTCGTGGTGGACGAAATCGGCAAGGACATCAGCGGCACAGGCATGGATACCAACGTCACCGGCCGCAACCGGGACATCCTGGGCGACTCCACGGCCACGCCCCGGATCAAACGCATTTTCGTCCGGGACCTGAGCCCCGGGACCGCGGGCAACGCCCTGGGCATCGGATTCGCGGACGTGACCACGGACCGGGTGATCCGCAAACAGGATTATGCCAAGACCGCAATCAATGCCCTGACCGGCCTGAGCCCGGAAAAAGCGGCTTTGCCGTTGCACCTGCCCACAGATCGTCTGGCCCTGGCCGCGACCCTCCACACTCTGGGAGCAATTGCGCCAAACAAGCTGCGCATGGCGCGGATCAAAAATACCAACTGCCTGGAATACCTCCAGGTCTCCTCGGCGTTGCTCGACAATGCCCAAACTGATCTGAAAATACTGCATCCTCTCCAAGCCATGGCCTTTACCGGCGAGGATCTGAGCCCCTTCCCAAAACCTGACACAGGGCCTGACAGAACCTGA
- a CDS encoding methyl-accepting chemotaxis protein codes for MKLSRIFILLSAGFCFLAVAALILNINRIMEREITTQYEQKADMLLFSMKAVRSHIGSVVRPAATRMLGPDEFVVELQSTSYAANRVFDNIPTDRRYEIQFRTPSTKPMNPKNMATPVEAELIRLLDQMHLAGETELEWRGVRQVDGIDHFIIAQGAVNAASCIPCHSAPENAPLSMQQRYTFDVPARLENRVETAEITFIPMSSIYATINSANQIFLAMGAAGLLAIILAVYLLFSRLISTPLGRLQTYSLAVEQGNLDKEISGTFRGELASLKNSVQGMVSKLKEKILEAEDKSREANAESLRAKEAAQEAFEARQRAEQAKSEGMHQAASSVDTIVDRLNGSLHELSSQVSHSAESAHAQNQRVTESSTAMEEMNATVLEVSRNASNVAGRADESHKQALLGSEIVQQAVASIMKVQHQAESLRDNLGGLGKEAEGISNIMNVIEDIADQTNLLALNAAIEAARAGDAGRGFAVVADEVRKLAEKTMHATKEVGQAIASIQHGTKANIEAMEDAVAVVHEATDLAKKSGQALEQIVTLVSAAANDVHSIATATEEQSAASDQIKVSLEEISRLSTDTAEAMNRSDQAIQELLGQVQLLNNLVKDMKEER; via the coding sequence ATGAAGTTGAGCAGAATTTTTATCTTGTTGTCCGCCGGATTTTGTTTCCTGGCGGTGGCCGCCCTGATTCTGAACATCAACAGAATCATGGAACGGGAGATCACCACCCAGTATGAACAAAAAGCGGACATGCTTCTGTTCAGCATGAAGGCCGTGCGCAGCCACATTGGTTCAGTTGTCCGCCCGGCGGCAACGCGCATGCTTGGCCCCGACGAATTCGTTGTGGAACTCCAGTCCACATCCTACGCCGCCAACCGAGTCTTTGACAATATTCCCACGGATCGCAGGTATGAGATCCAGTTTCGAACACCGTCCACAAAGCCCATGAATCCCAAAAATATGGCTACTCCCGTGGAAGCGGAACTCATTCGGCTCCTGGATCAAATGCACCTTGCCGGGGAAACGGAACTGGAATGGCGCGGAGTCCGTCAGGTTGACGGGATTGACCACTTCATCATTGCCCAGGGGGCGGTCAACGCCGCCAGCTGCATTCCCTGCCATTCCGCACCGGAAAACGCTCCCCTTTCCATGCAGCAGCGCTATACGTTCGACGTACCTGCCCGACTGGAAAACCGTGTCGAGACAGCTGAAATCACCTTTATCCCCATGTCCTCGATCTACGCCACCATCAACAGCGCCAACCAAATCTTTCTGGCCATGGGAGCCGCGGGCCTGCTGGCCATTATTCTCGCCGTGTACCTGCTTTTTTCCCGGCTGATCAGCACGCCCCTGGGCCGCCTGCAGACGTATTCGCTGGCCGTTGAGCAGGGAAATCTCGACAAGGAGATCAGCGGCACCTTCCGTGGCGAGCTGGCCTCACTGAAAAATTCAGTCCAAGGGATGGTGAGCAAACTCAAGGAGAAAATCCTGGAAGCCGAAGACAAGTCCCGGGAAGCTAACGCCGAATCCCTGCGAGCCAAGGAAGCGGCGCAAGAGGCTTTCGAAGCCAGGCAGCGAGCCGAGCAGGCCAAAAGCGAAGGCATGCATCAGGCGGCTTCCAGCGTGGACACCATCGTGGACCGTCTGAATGGTTCACTGCATGAGCTTTCCTCCCAGGTCAGCCATTCCGCTGAAAGCGCCCATGCCCAAAACCAACGGGTCACGGAAAGTTCCACGGCCATGGAGGAAATGAACGCCACGGTTCTGGAAGTTTCCAGGAATGCCTCCAACGTGGCCGGCCGCGCCGACGAGTCCCACAAGCAGGCCCTCCTGGGCTCGGAAATCGTCCAGCAGGCCGTTGCCTCCATCATGAAAGTCCAGCACCAAGCCGAATCGCTCCGGGACAACCTGGGCGGACTAGGCAAAGAGGCGGAAGGCATCAGCAACATCATGAATGTCATCGAGGATATCGCGGACCAGACCAATCTCCTGGCTCTGAACGCAGCCATCGAGGCAGCCCGAGCCGGAGACGCGGGACGCGGATTCGCCGTGGTGGCCGATGAAGTGCGCAAATTGGCCGAAAAGACCATGCATGCCACAAAGGAGGTCGGTCAGGCCATCGCCTCGATTCAACACGGCACCAAAGCCAACATCGAAGCCATGGAAGACGCCGTGGCCGTTGTGCATGAAGCCACCGATCTGGCCAAGAAGTCCGGGCAAGCCCTGGAGCAGATCGTCACCCTGGTCAGCGCCGCGGCCAATGATGTCCACTCCATTGCCACTGCCACGGAAGAACAGTCCGCGGCCAGCGACCAGATCAAGGTCAGCCTGGAGGAGATCAGCCGGTTGTCCACGGATACGGCTGAAGCCATGAACCGTTCCGACCAAGCCATTCAGGAACTGCTTGGCCAGGTCCAGTTGCTGAACAACCTGGTCAAGGACATGAAGGAAGAGCGCTAA
- the gmd gene encoding GDP-mannose 4,6-dehydratase: MKKALITGITGQDGAYLAEFLLEKGYEVHGIKRRSSLFNTQRVDHLYQDPHEENVRFFMHYGDLTDATNLTRIIQETQPDEVYNLAAQSHVKVSFESPEYTANADALGTLRMLEAIRLLGLTDKTRFYQASTSELYGKVQEVPQRESTPFYPRSPYAAAKLYAFWITVNYREAYNIFGCNGILFNHESPVRGETFVTRKITRAAARIALGLEKDLYLGNLGALRDWGHAKDFVRAQWLILQQDQPEDFVIATGEQHSVREFCQLAFQEVGIELRWEGEGMEEKGIVAKYEPSPIIQTCLERIGKQVSFAEGDVLVSVDPRYFRPTEVESLLGDPTKARETLGWTPEISFAQMVTEMVAYDIREASRESICLHSGFPLPGSCEAFM, translated from the coding sequence ATGAAAAAGGCATTGATTACCGGCATAACCGGTCAGGACGGGGCCTATTTGGCCGAATTTTTGCTCGAGAAAGGCTACGAGGTTCACGGCATCAAACGTCGATCCTCACTGTTCAACACCCAGCGGGTGGACCATCTCTATCAGGACCCCCATGAAGAAAATGTCCGGTTCTTCATGCACTACGGGGATCTCACCGACGCAACCAACCTGACCCGGATCATCCAGGAAACCCAGCCGGACGAGGTCTACAACCTGGCGGCCCAGAGTCATGTCAAGGTTTCCTTCGAGAGCCCGGAATACACGGCCAATGCCGATGCTCTGGGCACCCTGCGTATGCTGGAGGCCATCCGCCTTCTGGGGCTGACGGACAAAACCCGCTTTTACCAGGCTTCCACATCGGAACTCTACGGCAAGGTCCAGGAGGTTCCCCAGCGGGAATCCACGCCGTTTTATCCCCGCTCCCCGTATGCCGCGGCCAAGCTCTACGCCTTCTGGATCACGGTGAACTACCGGGAGGCCTACAATATTTTCGGCTGCAACGGGATCCTCTTTAACCATGAATCCCCGGTACGTGGTGAAACCTTCGTGACCCGCAAGATCACCCGAGCCGCGGCCCGGATTGCCCTGGGCCTGGAAAAGGACCTCTATCTCGGCAATCTTGGAGCACTGCGCGACTGGGGCCATGCCAAGGACTTTGTCCGCGCCCAGTGGCTGATTCTTCAGCAGGACCAGCCCGAAGATTTTGTGATCGCCACGGGTGAGCAGCATTCGGTGCGCGAATTCTGCCAGTTGGCTTTCCAGGAAGTGGGCATTGAACTGCGTTGGGAAGGAGAAGGCATGGAAGAAAAAGGCATTGTCGCCAAATACGAGCCCTCCCCCATAATCCAGACCTGCCTGGAACGCATCGGCAAGCAGGTTTCCTTTGCCGAGGGCGATGTCCTGGTGTCCGTAGATCCTCGCTACTTCCGGCCCACGGAAGTGGAAAGCCTGCTCGGCGATCCGACCAAAGCCCGCGAGACATTGGGCTGGACCCCGGAGATCAGTTTTGCGCAAATGGTAACGGAAATGGTCGCCTATGACATCCGGGAAGCCTCACGCGAATCCATCTGCCTGCACAGCGGCTTCCCTTTGCCCGGCAGTTGCGAAGCGTTTATGTAG